A genomic window from Trueperella bialowiezensis includes:
- the tkt gene encoding transketolase, whose amino-acid sequence MTTFDWSALDQKAVDTARVLAADAVQKVGNGHPGAALSLAPAAYLLYQKVMRHDPADHEWLGRDRFILSAGHSSLTQYVQLFLAGAGLEMDDLKALRTEGSATPGHPEYRHTKGVEMTTGPLGQGFASAVGMAMASRRAHGLYDPDTPDGESIFDNHVYCIVGDGCIQEGITAEASSLAGTQNLGNLIVIWDDNQISIEDDTSITFSEDVEKRYQAYGWHTQHVDWVNDGDYEEDVVALYDAIVKAQQVTDKPSLIRLSTIIAWPAPNAQNTGASHGSALGDAEIRATKEILGLDPDKTFHIDPEVLAHTRAQAAANASRYRSEWEAKADSWEKKNPQSKELLDRVLAGRLPEGWTENLPQFEAGESLATRAASGKVLNSLAEVLPELWGGSADLAGSNLTYMQGYESFMPVERSSKMFQGNKYGRNIHFGVREHAMAGIVNGITLHGLSRSYGATFFVFSDYMRPSIRLAALMKTPSIFILTHDSVGVGEDGPTHQPIEHLWSYRAIPNFDVVRPADANETAYAWRGILERTDRPAGLVLSRQNLPVFDRGEGGVASAEGVLRGGYVLADAEKIDVVIIATGSEVAVALEAREKLAEDGIGARVVSMPCVEWFYEQDADYRESVIPSHVKARVSVEAGLTFGWKGIVGDYGRTVGIDHYGESASGTYLLDKYGMNADNVANSARQSIKQTTSANDGETS is encoded by the coding sequence ATGACGACCTTCGACTGGAGCGCGCTAGATCAAAAGGCGGTCGACACCGCACGCGTGCTCGCGGCAGACGCAGTCCAAAAGGTAGGTAATGGCCATCCCGGGGCCGCTCTTTCGCTGGCTCCCGCAGCTTATCTCCTCTATCAGAAGGTCATGCGGCACGATCCGGCTGATCACGAATGGCTCGGTAGAGATCGCTTCATTCTTTCCGCTGGGCACTCCTCGCTTACCCAGTACGTTCAGCTTTTCTTGGCCGGTGCCGGCTTGGAGATGGACGATCTGAAAGCGTTGCGCACCGAGGGTTCGGCAACTCCAGGCCATCCGGAATATCGGCATACCAAGGGCGTGGAGATGACGACTGGCCCGCTCGGGCAGGGTTTCGCATCGGCGGTTGGCATGGCGATGGCCTCGCGTCGCGCCCACGGTCTGTACGATCCGGATACCCCGGATGGTGAGAGCATTTTCGACAACCACGTGTACTGCATCGTGGGCGATGGCTGTATTCAAGAAGGCATCACGGCAGAAGCCTCGTCTCTTGCAGGCACACAGAACCTTGGCAATCTCATCGTTATTTGGGACGACAACCAGATTTCTATTGAGGATGACACGTCGATCACGTTCTCCGAGGACGTCGAAAAACGCTACCAAGCATACGGTTGGCACACACAGCACGTTGACTGGGTGAACGACGGCGACTACGAAGAAGACGTCGTCGCGCTCTACGACGCGATCGTCAAGGCACAGCAAGTGACGGACAAGCCCTCGCTTATTCGGCTGTCGACCATCATCGCTTGGCCAGCCCCTAACGCACAGAACACCGGCGCTTCGCACGGTTCTGCACTCGGCGACGCCGAAATTCGGGCCACGAAAGAGATCCTCGGCCTTGACCCCGATAAGACTTTCCACATCGACCCCGAGGTGCTCGCGCACACCCGCGCGCAGGCTGCCGCGAACGCGAGCAGGTACCGCAGCGAATGGGAGGCCAAAGCGGACTCGTGGGAAAAGAAGAATCCGCAAAGCAAGGAACTGCTTGACCGGGTCCTTGCCGGGCGGCTTCCCGAGGGCTGGACTGAGAACCTTCCCCAGTTCGAAGCAGGTGAGTCCTTAGCTACACGCGCCGCGTCTGGCAAAGTGCTGAACTCGCTCGCCGAGGTTCTCCCAGAGCTGTGGGGCGGCTCGGCTGATTTGGCCGGCTCGAATCTTACCTACATGCAAGGATATGAGTCCTTCATGCCCGTGGAGCGTTCGTCAAAGATGTTCCAGGGCAACAAGTACGGGCGCAACATCCACTTTGGTGTGCGCGAACACGCGATGGCAGGGATCGTCAACGGGATCACGCTGCACGGACTGAGCCGTAGCTACGGCGCCACCTTCTTCGTCTTTTCCGACTACATGCGCCCCTCGATCCGGTTGGCTGCGCTGATGAAGACGCCGTCGATTTTCATCCTCACCCACGATTCAGTGGGCGTGGGCGAAGACGGCCCCACTCACCAGCCGATCGAACACCTGTGGTCGTATCGAGCAATCCCGAACTTCGACGTCGTCCGCCCGGCAGACGCGAATGAGACCGCCTACGCCTGGCGCGGCATCCTCGAACGCACAGATCGTCCAGCCGGACTCGTACTCTCGCGCCAGAACCTGCCCGTGTTCGACCGCGGCGAGGGCGGGGTGGCGAGCGCTGAAGGCGTGCTGCGCGGCGGATACGTCCTCGCGGACGCCGAAAAGATCGACGTCGTCATTATCGCCACCGGCTCCGAAGTGGCCGTAGCTCTCGAGGCCCGTGAGAAACTTGCCGAAGACGGCATCGGCGCCCGCGTGGTGTCCATGCCGTGTGTCGAATGGTTCTACGAGCAAGACGCCGACTACCGTGAATCCGTTATCCCATCCCACGTTAAAGCCAGGGTCTCTGTTGAGGCTGGGTTAACTTTCGGATGGAAGGGGATCGTTGGCGATTATGGGCGTACAGTAGGAATAGATCACTACGGTGAATCAGCATCGGGCACTTATCTTCTCGACAAGTACGGGATGAATGCCGACAACGTTGCCAACAGCGCACGGCAATCAATCAAGCAAACCACCAGCGCTAACGATGGGGAAACATCATGA